AAGAAGGGGAAAGGAGATGGAGTAGATATTCTTTGAATCGTTGACTTTCCTAGCCTTTTCGACTATTATTAGCCCTGTTATCTATAGAAGCCAAAAAGCCCCAAATTTGAAGGATTTTTGCGCTTGTTGCGTTATCCACATAGCCGTTTTTGCACCTTGTATCAATTTAACGTTATAATGCTTTGTAACGAGTGTGTAAAATTTATTTTGCATATTCGTCCCAGAGCATACCTTTATTTTTTCTCTTTATTGAGAACAATATATGGTTGTGATGGGGAAGGCCTTTGACAAATCAATAGTTGCAAGATCATCTACTTTTGAGTAGAGAATTTGCAATTCAGTTTGTTCAGGTTCTTCTTTGAATTTTGAATTTGATGATTGCAGTTTGTCGAAAAGCTGTGGTCAATATATCAATATCATTATTCAATTTCGTTTCGCCCACAAACTCCTTTTGCTTGACGTGTCGATAACGTCCGGTGGAAGGAAGTGGATTTATCAGTTTATTATCAAACTGCATTAGCCTCTAACTTATTAATAAAAAGAGGAGAGTGCATAATTATAAAAATCATACGTATGAAAAAAGTTCTTATTGCATCTGGCGTAGCCGTTTTGGCTTTCGTCGCGATCGCAGGAGCACAGTCAACAACCTTCAACGCCAATCTTACAGTTGGTTCAACAGGTGCTGATGTTTCAGCTCTTCAGACATGGCTCATGGCAAATGGATACAGTATCCCAGCTATTTCTGCTGGTACTGCAAAGGGTTACTTCGGTTCACAAACAAAGTCAGCCGTTGCAGCTTATCAGGTTGCAAAGGGTATTATAAATCCTGGTACAGGCTTCTTCGGTCCTCTTACACGAGCCGTAGCTAATGGTGGTACAGTCACTCCAGTAGCAGTTGGTTGTCCAGTAGGATACACATGTACAGCTAATCCTGGAACAACTCCAGTTATTCCTGGTACTTCAGGAGTTATCACGACCCCAGGTGTTGAAGGCTCAATTTCAGCAACACAGTATAATGCTGGCTTACCTTCTACTATCTATGAGGGACAACTTAAGGCTTCAGTTCTTGCTGCAAAAGTTGAAGCAAAGACTTCTGACATGAGAGTTGAAAGAGTTAAGTTAGATTTGGGAACTGCTACTACTATCTTCAACAAAATCTATCAAAAGGTTTATGTTACAGATGGTGATACAATTCTAGCCTCTTCCGACTTGAATTCTTCTACGGTTGTAAAGGATGGATCAAGATATTATATTACACTCGGTGGTATAAATTTGGTTATTCCTAAGGATTCGTCAAAAGTTATTACTATAAAATTTGACGTTAGACCTTCAATTGATAGTACGGATTTATCGTCGAATTATACTGTTAGACTTGCTGCTAATGGAATTCGTGCTATAGACGGAGCTGGTATTGATCAATACGCTCCTGAAGTAGTAACAGATGTAACTCGAGCACAGAATGTTGATGCTACTTTGTCTGATACGGCTACTTTGACTATATCAACAAACTCAGCTACACCTGCAAAACAAGATGTTGTTGCA
The Candidatus Paceibacterota bacterium DNA segment above includes these coding regions:
- a CDS encoding peptidoglycan-binding domain-containing protein, which produces MKKVLIASGVAVLAFVAIAGAQSTTFNANLTVGSTGADVSALQTWLMANGYSIPAISAGTAKGYFGSQTKSAVAAYQVAKGIINPGTGFFGPLTRAVANGGTVTPVAVGCPVGYTCTANPGTTPVIPGTSGVITTPGVEGSISATQYNAGLPSTIYEGQLKASVLAAKVEAKTSDMRVERVKLDLGTATTIFNKIYQKVYVTDGDTILASSDLNSSTVVKDGSRYYITLGGINLVIPKDSSKVITIKFDVRPSIDSTDLSSNYTVRLAANGIRAIDGAGIDQYAPEVVTDVTRAQNVDATLSDTATLTISTNSATPAKQDVVATAGSNEDEYSKLSTLVFDVKAEKDAVKITDIAVTVAKAGTGGATASTTAYLFDGTTELNSADVSDTTGIATISDSNGLITVPAGTTKTLTIKLDIAGANATVSNITTSIASGGITSENTVGDGVTESGSATGFQIGVRNQGPVITLTSRSLTPSALQSDTTNIMSTSTLTASFNVHIVAVGGPIMFGSSQASSSPFFASTSPTTNGSKSYTVYVNGVADTTVGSVATSTSFTFPSTCSTAGYTNSCVLPEGSSIDVPISLELKGRRASGAALTAGLYSVGISALNWSGGPTNFMSGETTWITPEVSFP